A stretch of DNA from Endozoicomonas sp. 8E:
GGTCGCGTTTGAAGTACTCGGCTGACCTTGTTTCTTCCGCTGATTTGTCAACATCTTCGGCAGCAGCGTCATGGTAGATAATCGCCAGAGACAGGAGTTCTTTTTCTTGTTTGCTCAGGGAACACTGTTGAAATTTCTTCAGCAATTCCATATACCAGTGCCCATTATTCCTGGCTCGCAGGACATGACTGCAACTGTGCAGGGGTTTCCACACGGCTGGGATGGTCTGTCTGCCAAGGCTCCGGACCACCCGTTCCGGTCCCGGACGGCGGTAATAATGCAGCAATACCTTTAGAATGGTTTTTTCATTATCGCCGACAGTATCTGGCAGGACCGGCGGCTTGCTGAAGGCGTCCACCACAAACTTTAATGCCGCCGGTGCCTGAGCTGTCAATGCTGTTGCCGATGGGCCAGAATCGACCTGATCGAGAGATTGTTGCAGGTCCCTGATGTCCCGCTCAGCCTGCCGGACATGCTCTGGCCAATTCTGGTACAGAGAATGTGTTGCTCGTTGATCCCACAGTTTTTTAAGCCATGTGATGTAATCATCCGCAGAAAAATCAGCAATAACTTTCTCACCTTCACGATATTCCTTTTGCAGACAGGATTGAAAAGATTTCAGAAAGTTTTTGTTCAGGGAAGCTCCGAAGGAAAACAGGGCTAGTAAGTGAGACTGGACGGTGTCGAGAGTGGCGCGGCAACGATCGTTCAAATCTTGTCGCAATATCTGTTCCAGAGCGTCCTGCCGTTGCTGTTGACTAAGCCTCTGGCAAATGCGGTCAAATTCAACAAGGGCTCCCGGACAGGCGGACAAAGATATCCTCCTGAGATGGAGCAGAGTCAGGAATTTAAATGGTCTAAAGGCTGCCAGCATACAATTCATAATGCCCGGTGGCATTGTATAAGAGAAAGAGTCGTCCATCCGTTCAATGAATTTCAAACACCACTCTTTCGGCAGACTTGCCCCACTTTGCAAAATCAGCCGAAACATTCGGTCGGCTGTTTCCTCCTGTTTCTGACTTTGCTCCTGATCCGTCTGTTCGTTTCTGAACATTTCCTGAGTCAGGAGCATATCAAGCAAAGATTTAAAATGTCCTTTCTGAAAAAAAGGCTGGTGAATTGCCAAGCCACTCTGTTTTAATTTCAGAAGTTCCTCGTAACTGTAATAACGAGGATTACTGACCAGTTTGATGGCCTGTTGTAACTTGTGACTGGCATCTGGGGAGACGGTTAATTCCGAACTCAGTGCCTCTGTCCGCAAAGACATTGGCAGTAGATTCAACATGGCTCTGAAATTTTCCGGGGCTATGCCCTGTGAAATCGCAAAATAATCCATAGAATCCTCATTCCTGGCCAGGTGTTTATTGTTCAGCTCATCATCAAAATAAACCTCAACAGAACCTGTGCGATAGCAATATATAACCAGAGGCAGGGATTTAATCTTCAATACCTTTTCACACTGACGCTTGTCCCCCAGGATCTCGGCAATATTTATCTGTGCATCTTTGTATGCACAGAAGCATTTGATGTCTTCTTTGTCATATTGGGTGAGCACCAGTTCCGGGTAGTCGAGAAAAGGGATGTCATTGTCGTATTTCAATTTTGGTAAACTGAACGTTCCATCCTCTTGCAGATGTCCCGAGGTAAAACGATGAGGATAAACTCTCCAGATGACCTGATTACCATGCTCAAGACGTCTATTGAGCGATGATTGCAGATCAGGCAGTAGTTTTGCTCGCAGTGTTTCCGGAGTGGCACTTGAATCTATCAGCAAACGTCCGGTATATCCATCAAATTTATAGACATACAGGCATTGTGGATCAACAATGCCTACCATCGATTTACCAAAATCTATTTTTGGAATGGGCTTAGTGGGCATCATTCCCCCCGGCAGGGCGAGTGTGAAGGGTCTTGGTGCCCGCTGACCCGAGAAGTAATCGTTTTCTTCAGTCAATCTGATTCGCCGAAACGCCAGGCGTCCAGTCTCAGCGGCCTGCAGTAACTCTTGTCGCTCAGATTCCCTGGAAGGACCGGGTAGCAGCCTTCTGGTCGATTCGCAGACTGTCCATTGGCCAGAGGCCGTTACCGACTGGGTGTCAGACTTTGATTGCGTGGGAGGGTAAAGGTTTGCAGAGGTTCCCGTTCCCTGGGCAACATTCATGGTAATACTCCTGTAAAATTATTACTTACCCACTTTCCTGTGGGGGGCTACCTTTTTTTGGAGTCACTGGCTGGCGAAAAGTTCCATGATCGAGGCGGGAGAGTATGAATACACACCAAACTAGTACCTCTATAATTTTTCCATAAGTTCTTCACAAATAGGAAAAATTGTTTTAAATAATTCCTCTTTATCTTTTCCTGCTTTGTCTGGGTGTATTCTTAATACCAGCTTTTTATATTTTTTCCTGAACTCATCTCTGCCTGGTATTCCTTGTATTTTAAAATCGGATAAGTTGGGGTCAATTAATAGACGATTATACCTCTCAAGTAACTGAGCTATGTGAGTCATTTCAACAGATTCATAAGTTTTGTATGAGTTATCTGACCTTGACGAACGGCTATCAGATTCAGCCTCAGACTCTGAGGAATGACTGCGATCAGATCCATAACGAGTTTTTCCTGACGAAGGGCTATCAGCCTCAGACTCTGAGGAATGACTGCGATCAGATCCGTAACGAGTTTTTCCTGACGAAGGGCTATCGGCCTCAGAGTCAGACGCTGAGGAATAACTGCGATCAGATCCGTAACGAGTTTTTCCTGACGAAGGGCTATCGGCCTCAGAGTCAGACGCTGAGCAATAACTGCGATCAGATCCGTGACGAGTTTTTCCTGGCGAAGGGCTATCAGCCTCAGAGTCAGACGCTGAGCAATAACTGCGATTAGATCCGTAACGAATTTTTCTTGACGAAGGGCTATCAGCCTCAGAGTCAGACGCTGAGCAATAACTGCGATCAGATCCGTAACGAGTTTTTCTTGACGAAGGGCTATCAGCCTCAGAGTCAGACGCTGAGCAATAACTGCGATCAGATCCGTAACGAGTTTTTCTTGACGAAGGGCTATCAGCCTCAGAGTCAGACGCTGAGCAATAACTGCGATCAGATCCGTAACGAGTTTTTCTTGGCGAAGGGCTATCAGCCTCAGAGTCAGACGCTGAGCAATAACTGCGATCAGATCCGTAACGAGTTTTTCCTGACGAAGGGCTATCAGCCTCAGAATCAGACGCTGAGCAATAACTGCGATCAGATCCGTAACGAGTTTTTCTTGACGAAGGGCTATCAGCCTCAGAGTCAGACGCTGAGCAATAACTGCGATCAGATCCGTAACGAGTTTTTCTTGGCGAAGGGCTATCAGCCTCAGAGTCAGACGCTGAGCAATAACTGCGATCAGATCCGTAACGAGTTTTTCCTGACGAAGGGCTATCAGCCTCAGAGTCAGACGCTGAGCAATAACTGCGATCAGATCCGTAACGAGCTTTTCCTGACGAAGGGCTATCAGCCTCAGAATCAGACGCTGAGCAATAACTGCGATCAGATCCGTAACGAGCTTTTCCTGACGAAGGGCTATCAGCCTCAGAATCAGACTCTGAGCAATAACTGCGATCAGATCCGTAACGAGTTTTTCTTGGCGAAGGGCTATCAGCCTCAGAGTCAGACGCTGAGCCATGACTGCGACCAGATCCGTAAACAGTTTTTGTTGACGAACAGCTATAAGTCTCAGAGTCAGACTTTGCCGCTGACCAACGACCGTGATCAGACCCGTAAACAGTTTTTGTTGACGAACGGCTACCAGTCTCAGAGCAAGATGTTAACTCTGACAAACTGTAGCTTTCAGATTTGAAACCGGTCTTTTTTGACGAATGACTATCAGTTTCGGAACTCGATGAGATTATTCTTTCAGAAACCTTTGTCTGTTTTTGATGCCTTCCATACTTTTTTGGTATTTCCTTTTTTTTCTCCCTATTGTCAGGTTTATCTTCCCTTAACCGAAATGAGGAGCGTATACCGGCTTTGCTGCCAACATTATTCATGTTGAACTCCTGTTTATTAAATTACCCGGGACAGGCTCATTGCGAATGGCCTCAATAGTTAGAGTGATTAACTGGGAAAAAGTTCCGGCAAGGTCCTGTTGCCCGAAGCGGCATGGACTTCATAGCAAGATCAAAGGACTGTTCATGCCAACCTGCTGGCGTATTCTCAATCAGGCTTTGCTATCTTTTTTGGCACCAGCATTTTCCGTTTTCTCGGGAAGCCATCGTTGTTAAAGTAGGGACGCTTCTCGCTGACCACAACAATCCCCCGCTCCCTCAGCACTTTTTGGGCTTCTTCCGAATACAGCGTTTCCTGGGTCAAGGTGCCCGGATTCATCCGTATACCTTCGCTCTTCAGTCGCTGCACCTCTTGTGCTATGGCCTGTTGTGCTGTCTGGCTGAGCAGCGAAGGGTCATGTTCGTACTGCATCTTTTCCAGCAGCGTCATTGCGGCCGGAAGCTCTACCTGCCCCAGGTCATACCCGCTGTTATGAATACCATAAGTGATTCCTTTGTTTTGATCCGCCTTGCAGGCTTGGTGGTTGGGGTCTGAACAGACAATAATCCCGGCCTCCTGAGCGATTTTGCGCCGGACATTGTTGTCAATAAACTGGTCCATTCTCTTTACCGGCTCAGTGGTCCATTCAAAGTTTTCAGAGATCTTTGCGCCATTGTCGTCCAGACCGTAGACTTTGATGTAATCTTTTTTGCGCTGGTCTTGAAGTTGCCCGGTTACCCGCGCCAGATTGGCCGCACCGTGCATGGCGGCTTCCAGATGACGTTGGAATTCACTCTTGTTGAAAGACCAGGCGCTAAACTCACCGGTCAGTTGCGATGGTAAGTCAAGACGTGTAGCGTCAAAACCCAGAGTTCGAGTCACCGTTAATCCGGGAAAATCAGCCCCGACCCCGCAACCACGGATAACATCCATGCGATCTGCAAAGCGTAATATGCGCAGATACCAGCGCACAGCGTCAGGCAGGTTCTGCTCCTCTTTACCCTTAACATCGTTTTCCTTGCTGACTATCGCCATTGCCACATCGGCCACCAGCTTTTCAGGGTAGTGCCCAGCCAGGTCCCGTTTGAAATATTCAGCTGAACTTGATTCTTCCGCTGATTTGTCGACATCTTCGGCAGCCGCATCATGGTAGATAATCGCCAGCGACAGGAGTTCTTTTTCTTGTTCTTTCAGGGAACACTGCTGAAATTTCTCCAGCAATTCCATATACCAGTGTCCATTATTTCTGGACCGCAGGACATGACTGCAGCTGTGCAGGGGTTTCCACACGGTTGGCATGGTTTGCATGCCAAGGCTCTGGATTACCCGTTCCGGTCCCGGACGGCGATAATAATGCTGCAATACCTTCAGGATGGTTTTTTCATTATCGCCGACATTACCGGGCAGGACCGGCGCTTTGCTGAAGGCGTCCACCACAAACTTTAATGCCGCTGGTGTTTCGGTTGCCAATGGTGTTGCCAGGTTTTGAGAATCGCCCAGACCGAGAGATTGTTTCAGATCCCTGATGTCCTGCTGAGCCTGCCGGACATGCTTTGGCCAATTCTGGTAGAAAGGATAGGTTTCCCGTTTCTCCCATAGATTTCCAACCCATTCGACATAATCAGCCACGAGAAAATCATCAATGATATTCTCATCTTCTTCGCAATACACATACAGATAGGATTCAAGTTCATCCAGAACGTTTTTGTCCACGGAAGCCTGATAATGAAACAGGGCCAATAAGCTGAGCTGAATATGTTTGAGGGTTCGATTATCCAGAGTTACCACATAATTTAATACCCTTTCCAGGCAATCCTGCTGCTGCCGTTTACTGAGACCGCGACAGATACGGTCAAATTCAACGACGCATCCCGGACAGCCGGTCAAAGGGTACCACTTGAGATGTCTCAGGGTCAGGAACTCAAATGGAGCAGAGGCAGCCACAAAACAATCGAATATTCCAGCCGGGATTACAGGTACGTCGGGAGCCTCCATTTTCTTAATAAGATAAAAATACTCCTCCAGCCTCGCACCGCTGCGCAGAAGTAACTGACATAGGCGCCAGGCTTCGTCCTCCTGTTTCAGAGTCTGTTCGTGTTCTGGCTGCATGTTTCTGTACACTTCGGAACCCAGCAGCATGCCAAGTAAAGATTGAACTCTTCCTCCATGGAAAAAACACTGGTGAATTGGCAAGCCACTCTGTTTAAACTCCAGAAGCCTCTCATAACTGTAAAGAAAGGGATCACTTACCAGCTCAATGGCCTGTTGCAGTTTGTCTATGACATCCGGATCAGCTGAGACGGTTGCTTCCGAACTCAGTGCCTTTGCGCGCAAAGACATTGGCAGCAGATTCAACATGTCTCTGAAATGGTTTGGGGCCAAGCCCTGTGAAAGCGCAAAATCATTTAGAGAACGCTCATTC
This window harbors:
- a CDS encoding DnaJ domain-containing protein; translation: MTHIAQLLERYNRLLIDPNLSDFKIQGIPGRDEFRKKYKKLVLRIHPDKAGKDKEELFKTIFPICEELMEKL